The genome window CGATCTCGTTCATGGTGGATCGGTTATAAAAATGATGCGAATCGATCAGGATGAGCGATTTGACATCCCTGTTGTTGGACCCCATACCCTTCAAGTGATGGCAAAGGCAGGACAGACAAGTTTAGCTCTTGAAGTAGAACGTACTCTTCTGCTTGAAAAGGAGCATTTTCTTGATCTTGCCGCCAACTTGGATATTGCCGTTGTAGGGGTAGACTCGTGTCTATCTTCATAAGTTGTGGCGAACCTTCTGGAGACTATTACGCTGGATTGATTATAAAGGCTCTTCGAGAATCTACAGAAGAGCCTATTGTAGGTATGCTAGGCAAAGAAGGAATAAAAGCGACAGGAACTGCTCTGTGGTCTATTGATCAATTAAGTCTTATGGGAAGTTCTGATATTGTTGCTGCTATTCCTCGTTTATGGCGTTTAAAAAACACTATAGCGAGTTATATTGTTAGAGAACAACCTCGAAGAGTTATTGTCATCGACAGTCCTGATTTTCACCTTCCTCTTGTTCGTACCCTTCGGAAAAAAGGTTTTAGAAATCCCGTTATTTATGTTGCTCCTCCCACAGTGTGGGCGTGGAGAAAGAAGCGGGTTAAAGCGTTACGCCGATATTGTACATTTATGTTGCCACTATTAGGTTTTGAGCACAGGTATTTACGTGACCACAATGTTCCCTCTGTTTGGGTGGGACACCCTTTTCTTGATTTGAAAAATTTTTCTTTTACAGATCCTTCTAGCAATATAATTGCCCTTTTGCCTGGCAGTCGAAAGAGCGAAGTAGAACGATTATTGCCGGTGCTCAAAGAATGCGCTTCCCAATTTCATGAAATGGGCTATCAGCCAGTTTTTTCCATCGCTCCAGGTCTTTCTTCTAAGATTAAGAAGAAGATGAAAGAGGAGTTACATGAGTGGCAATTTTTCGAGGGTAATGGCAAAGAGTTAATGAAGCAGAGCTGCATTGTAATAGGAGCAAGCGGCACTGTTGCATTGGAGGCCATGATGGTAAATCGTTTTATGATTGTCATATATAAAGGGTCTTGGCTATCATGGCGTATTTATAAAAATTTTGTTAAGACCCCTTGGGTCTCTTTACCCAATATTATGGCTCAAGAAAAGATATATCCTGAACTTTTACAGGAAGATGCTTCTTGTAAGAATATAATGAAAGAAGCTACAAATTATTTACAGGACAGAAAGGTGCAACAAGAAAAACATGAAGCTCTAAAAAGAGCCAGAGACGATATGGGAAAACCAGGAGCTCTTGCTCTTTGGCAAAAGGTTATTTTAGAGGGGGAACGGCAGTGATATCCGTCACCTTGTTGGTTAATGGGCCAGGAGAGCTTTGGGGTTGGTGCAGACCGTTAGCTCAAGAATTGAAACGTCAGAAAAAACATGTGACAATTTGGCTTCTTCCTTGCCAATTCGCAAGTGGGCGGGAAGCAGAGGCTGCTGTGACTATCGGTGCAGATGAAGTCAAAGGTCCCTATTCAGCGACTGAAACATTGAGAGCTTTGAAGAATCATCAAACTGATGTTGTTCTTCAAATGGGAGGGGATCTTCTCTTTGGTCATCACATTGCTCGAAAGCGAGATGTCCCTCTTTTTTGTTATACATACGGACAGAAAAAGGGGTTGCATCACTGTAACGCAGTTTTTACAGCCTATGAAGCTATGGCACGACAGATATCATCAGAAACTATTATTGTTGGCGATCTTGTGAAGGAAGGGGTTTTTATGGACGAAGGGCCCTCCCCATGGCAAGATGAAGATGGTGTAAAATTAGTTTTTTTCCCTGGAAGTCGTCCGGCAATACGGAATAAAGCGTTGCCTTTTTTGTCAGAAGTAACGTATTTGTTGAGAGAAAAAATAGAAACATTGCAAGTAACAACGTTGTTATCCCCATTCTCAAAGATAGAAGAACAAAAAATGTGGGAAGATGAAGGGATGAATCCTTCTATTACGGGAACAGGAATAGTTTTGAAAGAGGCGGATATTGCTTTAACGCAGCCTGGAACTAATACTTTAGAACTAATGCATATGTCTGTTCCAACTCTTGTGGCAGTTCCTTTTGCCTTTTTAAGGGAAATTCCATTAAGTGGAATAAAAAGTTTTATCACGTCGTTACCAACGATAGGCCCTGCAATAAAGGAAAAGATACTACGAAGTAAAGCTGCTCACAGAACGACATATTTGGCGTGGCCAAACCGTTTGGTAAAAAAACAGATAATGAGAGAAAGTGTAGGAGAATTACATCCTTCGGATGTTGCCAACGAACTATATGATTTATGGCAGAATAGAGAGGCTTTCGAAGTTCAAAAGACACAACTTTTAAAGTTATCGCAACAATCTCGAGACATGCCTTCGAAAAGTATAAGCGCCATGATTGAAAGGCTGTGTGTGCATGAATAAAAAACATATCTACCTTCGACTTTTACAATATACACGTCCCTACTTGCCTCGGCTCTTTGCAGCTCTCGGCTGTATGGTATTGGCGTCTGCCTTTACCGTAATTCCGCCGTGGCTTTTAAAGAATGTTGTTGATGATGTGCTGATCGCCAAAAAGATGGATGTCCTTAATGTCCTCGCAATAGGCCTTGTTGCCATCTTTGTTGGAAAGGGTGCTGCTTCCTATGGGCATCAATATCTTATGAACTGGGTAGGACAGCACGTCGTAATGGATCTTCGTGTTCGTCTTTATGATCATATGCAACGAATGTCTCTCCGTTATATTTATGGGAAACGCGTGGGAGAACTTATGTCGCGTATTACGAACGATGTGACTGTTTTACAGAATATGGTGACATCTGTTGTTGTGGATCTTGTTGTTCAGGGAATAACATTTTTGGGAATGCTCGGATTCCTTATATATATAAATTGGCGTCTCACGCTTATGACCTTTGCCATTCTACCTTTAACATTTTTGATTCTTGATCATGCATCGAAAAAACTTCGTATCGTAGGGCACACCATCCAAGAAGAGCTTGCAAGGTTATCTGCCATTGTCCAAGAGGCGTTGTCAGCTATTCGCATCGTTCGCTCATTTGTGACAGAGGATATGGAGAATGAACGCTTTAAGGGACAAAATATGTCTAACTTCAAAGCATTAATGCATGGAGTACAGGTACAATCTGCTCTTTCAGGCATTATAGAGGTTATTCTTATTGCTGCGTTGGCATTTATCCTCTGGGTTGGAGGAAGAGATGTCATACATGGAGTCTTGACGCCCGGAGAACTTATTGCCTTTTTAGGATATCTTGGATTTCTCGTGCAACCTATACGTGTCTTTACCCGTGTAATAAGCAGTATGCAGCTTGGATTGGCTGCTGGAGAGCGAATCTTTTCCATACTCGATACGCCGTGTGAAATTCACTCACCAGAAAACCCTATTCCACTTGGTGTTATTCAGGGTTCTATACAGATGGACGATGTCTGGTTTGCTTATACAGATGAACAGTGGGTTCTGAAAGGTATCTTTATGGAAGCAAAACCTGGAGAAAGAGTTGCCATTGTTGGTTCTACCGGCGGAGGAAAATCTACATTGATGGACCTTATCCCTCGTTTTTATGATCCTTCCAGGGGAACAGTACGTATAGATGGACATGACGTAAAAACTCTTGATTTGACGGAGCTTCGAAAACAGATAGGCATTGTTCCGCAGGATCCTGTTTTGATGAAAGGAAGCCTGGCTTTTAATATATCCTATGGATGTCCATCGGCTACGCAGGAAGATATTGTAAGAGCAGCTCAGATAGCCGGAATTCATACGTTTATTTCGTCTCTTCCTAAAGGATATGAAACAGAGATAGGGGAACGAGGAATAACGTTGAGCGGAGGTCAGCGACAGCGAGTAGCTATAGCCAGAGCGATCATTCGTAACCCCAGAATCCTCATTTTGGATGAGGCAACTTCATCTCTAGATGTTGCAGTAGAGAGTCAGATTCAGGAAGCTATGGAAAAGGCAATGGAAGGCCGGACTTCTTTTGTTATTGCTCATAGACTTTCCACTATTCGGAGTGCTGACAGAATTCTTGTTTTAGATAAAGGTTGCATTGCAGAAAGCGGTTCACACGAAGAACTCATTAAAAAGGGAGGAATATACCGCCACCTTTATGAGTTGCAATTTGGTGGAGAAATCAACCATGAAAGTTGTTCGTAGTTATCTCGAATGGGCGAGAGGAGAGCGCAAAGTAAGTCCATGGTCTTTGCTCGTCCCTTTAACGTGCGTATCTCACAGTTTTATACGTTCTCGGAATTTTTCTTTCGATCACGGTCTTATGGCGAGTTACGAACCCTCTATTCCAGTTATTAGTGTTGGAAATATTACACTTGGTGGAACAAATAAAACGCCATTCGTGGAAATGCTTTCTCGTCATTTTTACGATACGGGAATTAATGTTGGTATTGTAAGCCGGGGCTATGGGGGACAGACGAACGAACCTGTGGTTATTCAGGGAACATCTTTCGATAGAAATATAGTGGGAGATGAACCCCTCCTTTTAGCGTCTCGTCTGCCTTATGTACCAGTTGCTGTTTCGAGAGATCGTTTAAAAGATGTTGAGGCTCTGCAAAAATATAATGTAGAGCTTATTGTTGCTGACGATGCATTTCAACACCGGCGGCTAGGGCGAGATGTGGATATTGTGCTTGTTGATGCCTGTTGCCCTTTTGGAAATGGGCGTCTTGTTCCCGCAGGCATTTTAAGAGAACCTCCAAGTGCGCTGAAAAGAGCACATATTGTTGTTATTACAAAAGCAGATCAAGTATCAGAAAAACAACTTAGAGAGGTTCGTCAAAAACTTTTGCGCTACGTTCCCGAAGAGAGGTTATTTACATCAAGGCTAGAATTACGATGCTGGTCATTCTGGAACGGTTCCTGGCAAGATGAGATTGACTTTAATGTGAATAGACTCCCCGTTGTAGCCTTTTCTGCAATAGGAAGTCCTGGAAGTTTTCGGAGAACTCTTGAACAACAGGGGCTTAACGTTCTGAAAGAGATGCGCTTTAAAGACCACCATCGTTTTGATTACCGCGATATGGAACGCCTCATAGCACTTAAAAAAGAATTAGGAGCGTCACACCTTGTTTGTACTGAAAAAGATGTGTATAACTTGCCGGAAAGTTCTCTTGAGGAGCCCTTGCTTGTGCCCATTATTTCTACAGTTATAGACGAGGAAGAGCGTTTTTGGCATCTTTTAAGTGAAAGGCTTCGTCCCCAACTTGTTGTAGCTTCTAACGGATATGGAGAAGATGCAATGGGAGCATTGCTTGCGCAAAAGGTAAGAAAGCGTTTCCCACTTGCTCGTGTTACTTCTTTTCCCATTGTCGGAAAGGGGGAACAGTATTTAAACGCAGGTATTACTGTTGACTCTGTTACCTCCGATTCTCCTTCTGGAGGAGTTATTAAGTATCATATTTCAGATTTAATACGAGACTTGAAATCGGGTCTCGTTCGACATATTTTTTCTCAATTAAAAGCATGGCATAAGTTGCGAGGACAAATACGAACCCCGCTCTGTGTGGGGGATGTATATCTTTTGCTCCACACATTATGGGGGCAAGGGCAATTGCCAGTGCTTGTAGCCACGGCTAAAACGGTATACTTAAGTGGACATTGGCGCCTTGAACGTTTTTTATTAAAACATCGTTGTCGCCGTGTCTGGACTCGAGATGCAGAAACTGCATCAGAGCTTGTTCGCTCTCATGCAGATGCAATTTTTGCAGGGAATCCAATAATGGACCTAACATGTGATAATACTAATGGGACCTTTGAATGGCCTGGTGAAAAAGAAGTTCGGGTATTGCTTTTGCCAGGAAGTAGAAAAAGGGCGTATCACGATATGAAGTTGCTGCTTGATGCGGCCTTGATTCTTTACGATAAGGTTCCATGTGTTTTTGTAGCGGTTATAGCTCCGTCCCTCGACATAAAGCAACTTGTTGCTGCAGCTCCAGGATGGAGTCTCATGGAAAACGAAAGCGGAATAGAGAAGAATGGATTGCGCGTTTTTTTCCATTTTGGAACGTTAGTATCTGCGGCTGCTCGTGCACATATTCTTTTGGGATTGGGAGGAACGGCGAATCAGGTATGTGCTGGTTTAGGAGTTCCCGTTGTTTCTATTTATGAGAAGGGGAAACTTGTACAGAAAAAACTTCTCGGAGAATCAGAAATCCTTGTGTCACCAGATCCTCGGGTGTTGGCCGATACAGCTTTTGACATTCTTTCAAACCCGGAGCGACGTGCGGCCATGTCAGAAGAGGGGAAAAAACGTTTAGGCGGACCTGGCGCTCTGGATAATGTAGTGGAATATGTGGCACGGGAGTATGGTTGGGATCTTCGATGCCATGTGTATAAAAAAATATCCCGAAATATAAAGCAGGGGGATGACGTGTATGGTTCAACCGATACCAGTTCATGATTTTTGTATAGGAGAGAAAAAACTGACAATTATTGCTGGCCCATGCTCTTTAGAGAGTCTGGAGCTTGGCTTGGAAATAGGAGAAAAGGCAAAAGAAATATGTCATCGTTTGGGAATGAATTATATTTTTAAGGCTTCCTACGATAAGGCAAACAGAACGTCTATTCATAGCTATCGAGGTCCTGGCCTTGAAAAAGGGCTTTCGGAACTGGCTGAAATAAAAGAAAAACTTTCAGTGCCGGTCTTGACTGACATCCATGAGTCGTGGCAAGCTGAGCCCGTAGCTGAAGTGGCAGATATTTTACAGATTCCTGCCTTTCTTTGTCGACAGACCGATTTATTAGTAGCTGCAGCTCAGACGCATCGACCTCTTCATGTTAAAAAAGCTCAATTTTTAGCCCCTCACGATATGAAGCAGGTTGTGGAAAAATGCAAAGAGGCCGGAAACGATAAAGTCATTCTTTGTGAGCGTGGAACAACAATGGGGTACAACCAGCTTGTTGTTGATATGCGCTCTCTTGTGCTTATGAGAAATATGGGGTGTCCTGTCGTTTTCGATGCAACTCATAGCGTGCAGATGCCTGGTGGAAAGGGTACATCAAGTGGTGGAGACAGACGATTTGCTTTGCCTCTGGCCAGGGCTGCGGCAGCAATCGGAATTGATGGTTTATTTATAGAGACCCATCCAGACCCATCTTCAGCAAAAAGTGATGGGCCTAATATGGTTCCTTTGAAGAAGTTAGAATATTTCCTTTCTCAGATTGGCGATGTGTGGAATCTTGTAGAGAACGCCATCGGAAAAACAGATATAGATTGGGCAGAGGAGGCGTAAGCATGGTCTGTCTTCCCAGAGAACGAGCTGGAATTGAACTTGATGATGAGCGGCTTCTTTCCATAGGCCGTAATGTCTTAGAGCAAGAGGCGCTAGAACTGTCACGCAAAGCGAATGAATTGGGAATCGAGTTAGTGAAAGCGGCACGAACCATTCATTGCAGCAAAGGGCGTCTTGTCGTTATAGGTATGGGAAAGTCGGGGCTTATTGGCAGGAAAATTGCGGCAACTTTGGCTTCGTTGGGAACCCCGTCTTTTTTCCTTCACGCAGCAGAGGCTTCCCACGGAGATCTTGGAATGGTTTGTAGAGAAGATGTAGGCCTCTTTATAAGTAATAGTGGTAAGACTAAAGAGGTGGTCTCTCTGTTGCCCTTTTTCAGACGTTTGGGGGCCCCAGTGATATCGATAACGGGAGGAACATCATCTCCTCTTGCTAAAAACTCCGACATTGTATTGAACTCTGCTGTAAGTCGAGAAGCTGATCCGTTGAATCTTGCTCCTACAAGTAGTACTACTGTTCAACTTGCTATCGGTGATGCGATAGCGGGAATGGTAACTGAATTACGTGGTTTAGTGGAAGAAGATTTTGCCCTTTTCCATCCAGGTGGATCTTTGGGGCGGAGACTTTTGACCAAAGTGGAAGACGTTATGGGATCGGGACAAAAATTACCTATAGTAAAACAAAATGTTACGGTAAGCGATGCCTTATTCGAAATGACAAGCAAGGGGTACGGGGCAACGGTAATAGTCGATGCTCAGGAACATCTAGTTGGCATATTTACGGATGGAGATCTCCGTCGTCTTATAGAACGTTGTGGTGTTGAATGTTTAGAATCAGATGTTTCAAGCGCTATGACTCAAAATCCAGTAACCATAGAACCAGGGCGTCTTGCAGCTGAAGCTGTTCGCATTATGGAAGAGCGGGAGATTTCAGTAATTGTTATTGTTCGGGATAAAAAACCGCTGGGAATAATTCATCTTCATGAACTACTAAAAGCGGGGGTGGCCTGATCTGAAATACGCAACATACCGGCATCTCGTTTCGGCTGCTTATATGCTGGCCTATCCATGGCTGGCTCATAAATATAAAATGGGGCTTGATGAACGTAAAGCTTTCTATAGTGACGAGAAAAAAGAAATTTTAAGTCATAATCCCCTTTGGGTTCATGCTGTATCGGTAGGCGAAGTGCAGTCAGCTTGGCCTCTTCTTGGTGCTGTGAAAAATGATTCGAAAGATATTCCCGTTGTCTTATCAACTACAACATCTACGGGGAGGGAAATGGCTTTTAAGCTAGCTCCCGGGCTCTTTGAAACACATATCTACTATCCTTGGGATATTCCATGGATTGTTTCTCGTGCCCTTGATATTATGCAACCGCGTGCCTATGCTGTAATAGAGACAGAAATCTGGCCGAATTTGCTCAAAGAGCTTGCGAAGCGTAAGATCCCAGCCTTTCTTGTTAACGGACGTTTTTCTGAGACAACATCATCAAAGGGGAAAAAGCAGTCTGCATTTTGGAGGGACATTTTTTCTTGTTTTACCCGACTAATGGTTCGTGCTCAAAGTGATGCCGATTATTTGCTTTCATTAGGAATAGATATAAAGAAAATTATTGTTACGGGAGATTGCAAAGTTGATGCATTGGCTTTGCGTCAAAAAGCCGTCGATCTCTCGTGGGCTAGAAAAATTATAGGAGAAAAAAAGCCCATATTTTTAGCGGGCAGTACTCATACGGGCGAAGACGAAATAATACTTGAAGCTTTTTCTTTGGTGAAGGCCCGTGTTCCTGAAGCACGACTTATTATTGTGCCACGCCACCCTGAACGGGCAGAAGCAATAAGTTTGTTAGCCCAAAATGTTGCGTCTGTAGAGCGCTTGTCTTCTTTAGAAAAAGAGTGGAGTATCTTAATTGTTGATAAAATAGGAGTCCTTTTTGATCTTTATGGAATTTGCGATAGTGCTTTTATAGGGGGCAGTCTCGTTCCGAAGGGCGGGCAGAATCTTATGGAAGCTGCGATATTCGGTGTCCCTATTTGTCATGGTCCAGATATGGAAGATTTCCCGGAAGCTGCTGGGGCTCTTGGTGAGAAGAAGGTCGCAATTACAGTACATAATGCAAAAGAGATAGCGGAGTGGTGGATAAAAAGTCTTTCCCCTTCCCTTCGAGACGATGTACGGCGAGGAGCTAGACAGTATTTTGAGGGAGTGGGGGGAGCTGCACAAATATCATGGAGAGAAATACGCGAGGTGATGAGATAATGGAAGTTAATGAAAAGCTGCTGAATCAATTTTATGAGAAGTTAGATGAAAGATCGAAAACGGCTTTAGATGAAGCCGTTGAGACTATGGTGGGAGTGAAGAAAAAAGGCGGCAAAATAGTCGTTGCTACCGGAAGTGGCCCCAATATACATGAAGGAGTTACGACTCTCATCGCTGAATTAATGGATAAAGGAATTATTGATGGAGTTACAACAAGCTCTGCTGTTATTGGTCACGAAATGGCTGGCGCTCTTGATAAAGTGAAAATGTGTAATGCATCGGAGTTAGGGTTCGACGAGAAATATATGCCCCGAGGGAATGTTTTTGAGTTTACCCAGCTTACCCCTTATGAAATAGACGTTCTTCGCCAGGAAATGGTTCTTGATGAGCTTCTTCTGAGACGTGGCGAAGAGGTTGATGGTCATATTGTTTTAAAAGCGGCTGGTAATATGGCTTACCCTATGGGATTAAGAAACGAGTCTTTGGCAGCTGAAATTTTGACGGTGTGCAAGGCATACGGCCTTCCCTTCGAACTTGTTGCAGGATGGGGTGCTGATCGCCGGACAATGATTGGTATCGGTGCCGAAAAAGGATTGCCTGTACTTGTAAGCATTCCTCAGATGATAGGAAGTGGCCATATCGGAATGTCTATCGGAGATAGCATTTCTATTTTTGAAAGGTCTAAACGGATAGCTAGTATGCTTGAAAGCGCTGATATTATTATAGAATCGGCAGTAGCATTGACTCAGGAAATTCACGACGGTCCTTTTGAATGCTATACAGGTCACGGCATTTGGTCGTGGTGGAAAGGTCTTCACACATACAGTTTGCGCGATAAGAAGCTTATTCGCATAGATCTTGATGAAAACCTCAGAAAAGCTCAGGATCTGCAAAAGCAGAGCGCCATGATTCAGGAAGCCATCGATAAAGGATTGCCGAAGACCAAAATTTCTAAAATACCTTTCCGTATGGAGATGTCTGCCTTTGCCAGACATGAAGGAAGTATTCCTATAATTGGAGATATTGGTCAGGTATGGCCTCTTATGGCTTGGCGAGTTGCGAATGAACTCAATATAAATCTTGATTTTATGAGTTATTCCCAAGAAACAGAAGATGGTAAGGCAATGAGAGAATGGATTGTCAAGGAAATAAAATTCCTTGACCGAGAAAAATTACTTCAAAAAGCGAAGGAGTATCGTATTTAGCTATGAATATACTTGGCGTAATTCCTGCACGTTATGGATCAACTCGACTTCCGGGGAAACCTCTTGCTGATATTTGCGGCAAACCACTTATACAGCATGTCTATGAAAAAGCACAGTGCTCTTCCTTTTTAGGAGCTGTTATTGTGGCAACAGACGATGAAAGGATTATAGAAGCAGTGCAAGCCTTTAACGGCAATGCAGTCCTTACGTCAAAAGAGCATCCCAACGGTACATGCAGAGTGGCGGAAGTTGCTGAAAACATGAATGTGGATTACGTCATTAACATTCAGGGTGATGAGCCTCTTCTCGATCCTCGTATGATCGATGAAGTGGCCCTAGCCCTTACTGAAAACGAAGATATAGTCTCAGCGACTCTTTGTGCGCCTCTTTGTGATGAGGCTGATTTAAGTAACCCTAACGTTGTTAAAGTCGTAAGGGATTGTCGTGGTTTTGCGCTTTATTTCAGCCGTTCACCAATCCCTTATTTTAGGGTGAAGACACCTCTTCCCGTATACGAACATATAGGGATATACGGATACCGTAAAGACTTTTTGATGAAGTATGTGAAATTAGAAGCTACGCCTCTCTCTACGGCAGAATCTTTAGAGCAGTTGAAAATACTTGAGCACGGGTATTCGATGAAAGTGGTTGAGACTGCTGTATCCCATCGCGGACCAAGTGTAGATACTCTTGAAGATCTTAATGCCGTGCGTCGTATTTTAGGCTGATCGGAATCATTAAGGAGAACAAACATGCATCGACAACCTGCCCTTGTTATTATTTTGAGTGATGGAATACGAGGTCATCTTTTTCAGAGTAGAGGAATAGCTGGCTGGCTCCATAAAGAAATAGGTGCGGTCATTACAGAATATGAAGTACCTAAAGTTTTAGGGGGACGTAAGTTTCGTCTTCTCAAAATAAGAGGGCGTGCCCTACCGTCGATGAGCAAAGAAAAAATTAGAAATTGGCTTGAAGAGGCTGGAGCTGTTTCTTTATTGCAACAGTGCCAGTCTCTTTTCGATCAATATAATGTAAAACCTTGCGATACCCTTTTTATTTCAGCTGGAAGCGGGACTGCGGCATTTAATCTCGCATTATCGAAATATTTGGGTGCAAAAAGTTGTGCCTTAATGACTCCTTCTTTTATAGGTTCGGAACCTTTTGATTTTGGAGTTGTTCCACTGCATGATCGTCCGAAGAAGGCCAATAATGTTTTGCCGACTTTAGGCGCGCCTAATTCCATTTTCCCTGAGAAGTTACAGCAAGCTGCCGAAGAACTGGCCTTGCTTTATCCCTTTCAATCTGAGAATAGATGGGCGCTTCTTATTGGTGGAGATGACGCAAATTATTCTATTAGCAGCCAATGGATACGTGAAAACGTTGTTCCTATCATTCATGCGGCACATGGAGCATGTGCTGACCTTTATATAACAACTTCCAGACGAACGAACTCTGAAGCGGAAGAAGAGCTACTCTGTATTACAAGTAATGAAGCTCATGTTAGAATGCTGTTGTTGGCATCAAAAGATTCCATGAACCCTGTTCCTGGAATGATGAAGCTTTGTAATCGTGTCTTTTGTACAGAAGACTCTGTCTCTATGGCTTCAGAGGCTGTAACAGCAGGACATCGTGTTATATTAATGCGGGTTGAGCATAGAAAGGGAATAAGGGGAATGTTGCAACACATGAGCAAGCCCTTTTATTTGTGGGGAATTCCACGTTTTAACACACTTTTTGATGCTTTCAAAGAGAAAAGCTGTCTTGTGGAATATTCGCAGCAAGTTTTAGAAGAACAAAATGACTATAAAGGAACGACAGAATTTAATGAAGCACGGCGTGCAGCGTTGTGGATAATCAAGAGGTGGAAAGAATGAAAATCATTCAGCTTCTTCCTGAATTTTCTGAGGGGGGAGTTGAACGTCATGTTCTTGCGCTTTCAAATGAATTATCTAAAATGGGGCATACGGTGCTGGTTGTTTCTGGAGGAGGTAAGCTCCAGAAAAATCTAAAAAATGTTGAACATTGGGCTCTTCCTGTCTATCAAAAAAATCCGGCAACGGGTCTATATGCGGCAATAAAGATCGCGAACAGGGCGAAACAAGAAAAGTGGGATGTTATTCACGCACATTCTAGAGTTCCAGCGTGGATAGCGTGGTGGGCAAGTTGTTTCTCCGGGGTCCCTTTTGTTGTTACTGCCCATTCTACGTATTCTAAAAATATGG of Aminobacterium sp. MB27-C1 contains these proteins:
- a CDS encoding 3-deoxy-D-manno-octulosonic acid transferase; the protein is MLAYPWLAHKYKMGLDERKAFYSDEKKEILSHNPLWVHAVSVGEVQSAWPLLGAVKNDSKDIPVVLSTTTSTGREMAFKLAPGLFETHIYYPWDIPWIVSRALDIMQPRAYAVIETEIWPNLLKELAKRKIPAFLVNGRFSETTSSKGKKQSAFWRDIFSCFTRLMVRAQSDADYLLSLGIDIKKIIVTGDCKVDALALRQKAVDLSWARKIIGEKKPIFLAGSTHTGEDEIILEAFSLVKARVPEARLIIVPRHPERAEAISLLAQNVASVERLSSLEKEWSILIVDKIGVLFDLYGICDSAFIGGSLVPKGGQNLMEAAIFGVPICHGPDMEDFPEAAGALGEKKVAITVHNAKEIAEWWIKSLSPSLRDDVRRGARQYFEGVGGAAQISWREIREVMR
- the kdsB gene encoding 3-deoxy-manno-octulosonate cytidylyltransferase encodes the protein MNILGVIPARYGSTRLPGKPLADICGKPLIQHVYEKAQCSSFLGAVIVATDDERIIEAVQAFNGNAVLTSKEHPNGTCRVAEVAENMNVDYVINIQGDEPLLDPRMIDEVALALTENEDIVSATLCAPLCDEADLSNPNVVKVVRDCRGFALYFSRSPIPYFRVKTPLPVYEHIGIYGYRKDFLMKYVKLEATPLSTAESLEQLKILEHGYSMKVVETAVSHRGPSVDTLEDLNAVRRILG
- a CDS encoding ELM1/GtrOC1 family putative glycosyltransferase encodes the protein MHRQPALVIILSDGIRGHLFQSRGIAGWLHKEIGAVITEYEVPKVLGGRKFRLLKIRGRALPSMSKEKIRNWLEEAGAVSLLQQCQSLFDQYNVKPCDTLFISAGSGTAAFNLALSKYLGAKSCALMTPSFIGSEPFDFGVVPLHDRPKKANNVLPTLGAPNSIFPEKLQQAAEELALLYPFQSENRWALLIGGDDANYSISSQWIRENVVPIIHAAHGACADLYITTSRRTNSEAEEELLCITSNEAHVRMLLLASKDSMNPVPGMMKLCNRVFCTEDSVSMASEAVTAGHRVILMRVEHRKGIRGMLQHMSKPFYLWGIPRFNTLFDAFKEKSCLVEYSQQVLEEQNDYKGTTEFNEARRAALWIIKRWKE